The following coding sequences lie in one Halomonas sp. 'Soap Lake #6' genomic window:
- the rlmF gene encoding 23S rRNA (adenine(1618)-N(6))-methyltransferase RlmF, which produces MNTFHRSEKSRAKPVRKGLHPKNLHNQGYDFPALVKSHPALAPHVKPNAHGELSIDFADPLAVKTLNAALLNRYYNIVDWDIPEGALCPPIPGRADYIHHMADLFEFGLGHEQPNIKLLDIGTGANGIYPLLACQIYGWQCVGSDINPQSLENVATIITNNPTLKDRFTLRTQHDKNHIFEGIIQAGEFFDVSVCNPPFHASLDEALKGSQLKLNNLARSRGEQKAKNKSPTLNFGGMGAELWCKGGEQLFLKKLIRESQVYSTQCRWFSSLVSKTDNVKPAKKLIGKLGAVDIREIEMKQGNKITRILAWTFI; this is translated from the coding sequence GTGAACACCTTCCATAGAAGTGAAAAAAGCCGAGCCAAGCCTGTTCGCAAAGGCCTGCACCCAAAGAATCTACACAACCAAGGCTATGACTTCCCTGCTCTCGTAAAAAGCCACCCAGCACTAGCGCCCCATGTGAAGCCGAATGCTCATGGCGAACTGTCCATCGATTTCGCAGACCCATTGGCAGTAAAAACGCTCAACGCCGCGTTATTAAACCGATACTACAACATTGTCGATTGGGATATTCCAGAGGGCGCGCTTTGCCCTCCGATCCCAGGCAGAGCCGACTATATCCATCACATGGCAGATTTATTTGAGTTTGGGCTTGGACATGAACAGCCCAACATCAAGCTGCTCGATATAGGGACGGGAGCAAATGGAATCTACCCGCTATTGGCCTGCCAAATTTACGGCTGGCAGTGTGTCGGTAGTGACATTAACCCTCAGTCGCTTGAGAACGTAGCCACGATTATCACCAATAACCCCACTCTCAAAGATCGCTTTACGCTGCGCACGCAGCACGATAAAAACCATATTTTTGAAGGGATCATTCAAGCTGGGGAGTTCTTTGACGTCAGCGTATGCAACCCACCCTTCCATGCCTCGCTCGATGAAGCACTCAAAGGTAGCCAGCTTAAACTCAATAACCTTGCTCGTAGTCGTGGTGAACAAAAAGCAAAAAACAAATCCCCTACTTTGAACTTTGGCGGCATGGGGGCAGAGCTTTGGTGCAAGGGGGGCGAACAGCTGTTTCTCAAAAAGCTAATAAGAGAAAGCCAAGTGTATTCAACTCAATGCCGCTGGTTTAGCAGTCTGGTTTCAAAAACCGACAATGTTAAGCCTGCAAAGAAGTTGATTGGTAAGCTCGGTGCAGTTGATATACGGGAAATAGAGATGAAGCAGGGAAATAAGATTACGAGGATATTGGCCTGGACATTCATCTGA